The Chiloscyllium plagiosum isolate BGI_BamShark_2017 chromosome 43, ASM401019v2, whole genome shotgun sequence genome includes a window with the following:
- the LOC122543262 gene encoding inositol polyphosphate 1-phosphatase-like: MASLLTALICASEKSANIARACKREEELFQLLIEEKKGPDKNKKFVQDFKTLADVIIQEVIKNDIAEKFPELAPHIAGEESNKFENGLGETITVKVCKTEQETAELLGKVLDGHLKAASLLAKCIHESVHSDGPDLQKLTIDIPIDTIGIWVDPIDSTNQYIKGQLEDKFKDGIHTHGLKSAAVLIGVFDRNSGQPIMGVINIPFHEVDPNLRWRGKYYWGISYKDINIHSVPKQNPAHDQLSIVISSSEKESIKKALAPFCGERMYYACGAGYKGLCTILGLVDAYVVTEDTTFKWDTCAPHAILKSLGGGFVNLAKTLSQPKDGDRGGFPELQYARPDEGAKQADKWANTGGFVAYRSREQLETIINALCITADTYL, encoded by the exons ATGGCCAGTCTCCTAACTGCCTTGATCTGTGCTTCTGAGAAATCAGCAAATATTGCTCGAGCTTGTAAACGGGAAGAAGAACTGTTCCAGCTTCTCATTGAAGAGAAAAAAGGACCAGATAAAAATAAGAAGTTTGTACAAGACTTCAAGACTCTGGCAGATGTCATCATTCAAGAAGTGATTAAGAATGATATAGCAGAAAAG TTTCCAGAACTTGCACCTCATATCGCTGGAGAGGAATCCAACAAGTTTGAAAATGGTTTGG GTGAAACCATTACTGTGAAAGTATGCAAAACAGAGCAAGAAACAGCAGAATTGCTGGGTAAAGTGCTAGATGGGCATCTGAAAGCTGCTAGCCTTTTGGCAAAGTGTATCCATGAAAGTGTTCACAGTGATGGTCCAGACTTGCAGAAGCTAACAATAGATATTCCTATTGACACCATAGGGATATGGGTTGATCCTATTG ATTCAACTAATCAGTATATCAAGGGACAACTCGAAGATAAATTCAAAGATGGAATCCACACACATGGTCTAAAATCTGCTGCTGTACTTATCGGTGTCTTTGACAGAAACTCGGGGCAGCCAATCATGGGAGTTATTAACATACCATTTCATGAAGTGGACCCCAATTTAAG GTGGCGGGGGAAATATTACTGGGGTATTTCCTATAAAGACATCAATATCCACTCTGTACCAAAGCAGAATCCTGCACACGACCAACTCTCAATTGTCATAAGCTCAAGTGAGAAGGAAAGCATCAAGAAGGCATTAGCTCCTTTCTGTGGTGAAAGAATGTACTATGCTTGTGGGGCAGGCTATAAAGGCTTGTGCACTATCCTTGGTTTAGTAGATGCCTATGTTGTCACAGAAGACACAACTTTCAAGTGGGATACTTGTGCCCCTCATGCCATTTTGAAATCTTTAGGAGGAGGTTTTGTGAACCTTGCCAAAACACTCTCTCAGCCAAAAGATGGAGACCGTGGTGGTTTCCCTGAGCTGCAGTATGCAAGGCCAGATGAAGGGGCAAAACAAGCTGACAAGTGGGCCAACACAGGTGGATTTGTAGCTTACAGGTCCAGAGAGCAGTTAGAGACCATTATTAATGCACTCTGTATAACTGCAGACACTTATTTGTAG